The Pseudomonas benzenivorans region CGCCAAGGCGAAGATTCGCGACGCGCGCATCCCCTACGAGGTGCCGGGCCGCGGCGAGCTGGCGGCGCGCCTGGAGGCGGTGCTGCGGGTGATCTACCTGGTGTTCAACGAGGGCTACTTCGCCAGCTCCGGCGACTCGCTGACCCGCAGTCAGCTGTCGGCCGAGGCCATCCGCCTGGGGCGGTTGCTGCTCGAGTTGCTGCCCGAGCCCGAGGTCATGGGCCTGCTGGCGCTGATGCTGCTGCACGAGGCGCGTTGCCCGGCGCGCCTCTCGACCGGTGGCGAGCCGGTGCTGCTGGAGGAGCAGGATCGTGCGCTGTGGGACGCCGCACTGATCGCCGAGGGCGATGCGCTGGTGCTGCAGGCCCTGCGCTCGCGGCGCTTCGGCCCCTACAGCCTGCAGGCCGCCATCGCCGCGGTGCATGCCGAGGCGCCGAGCATGGCGGCCACCGACTGGGCGCAGATAGTTGGGCTGTATGACGCGCTGTTGCAGGCCACGCCCTCGCCGGTGATCGAGCTCAATCGGGCGGTGGCCCTGGCCATGCGCGACGGTCCCCGGGCCGGTCTGGCGCAGATCGAGGCCATACTGCAGCGCGGCGAGCTGACCGACTATCATCTGGCCCATGCCGCCCTGGCCGACCTGCATCGGCGCCTGGGGCAGACAACGCAGGCGCGCGACGCCTATCGACAGGCCCTGGCGCTGTCCCAACAGGCCCCGGACCGCAGGTTTCTCGAGCGGCGTCTACGCGAGTTGAGCGGCGACTAGCTATGGTAGAGGTGACAACAGCCCGACTGCATGCGCCGACACCTGGCATCGGTGCGGCGAAATAAACGAGGTTCCTCTGGAGATCTGTGACGTTCGTTCCGTTTTCCGGCTAGCCTAGATGCGCATGGCCCAGGCCAAGGAGAAATCGTATGGATACGAAAGACAGCCAACTCGCCGAGTTACTCAGCCTCACCGCACGCAGCATGACCCACCTGACGGCCGCCTTGGCGCAGATGTCGTTCGAGCTGATGCGTAGCGGCGACCCCTCCAGCCAGCGCGCAGGGCAGCGCATGATCGACCATCTGGCGCAGATCAGCGGCGAGCTCGACCAGCAGTGGGCGATGATCGGCGCGCTGACCGGCCAGCCCGCGTCCGGGGAGAAGACCGACCTGGTGGTCGAGGTGCAGATGCAGGCCGGGCCGGCCGACGACTGGTCCTCCGGCTCCGGTAGCTAACGCTGGTCGAGTGGGGAAAAGTGCGTAGAATGCGCGGCTTTTTTCCACCGGCTGGAGTGCCCGATGAGTTACAACCTGGCAGACAAACCCGCGGCAGAGCGCGATGTGGCGGAGGCGGAAAAAGCCCGCCTGTTCGAGCTGTGGCAGAACAACCTGCAGCGCGCCAAGGCCGATGCGGCACGTCTGTTCGCCGAGAAGAGCAAGCGCAAGGGCAAGTGGGGGGAGTGGTTGCGCGGCCAACTGGGCGAGCTGTCGCCGCCGGAATACGCCAGCATGGTGCAGCGCGAGGTGAACAGGCTGGCCGCGCCGCGCTGAGCCAGACCTGGCACAGCAGCGGGTCAGGGCCGCATTCTGTAGCTGTACTCTTGCCCCGCATATCCCCGCAGTTGCCGTTCATTCCTTCGGCGCGCCCGGATCGAGCAGGTCCTCCTCGTCGCGGGCGTGCTGCTCCTGCTCGATCTGCTCTACCAGGTCGGTGATCACCCGAGTGTCTGCCTGTGCCGCAGTCGCCGGGGACGGCTTGCGGCTCGGCGCCACGGCCTCGGCACGCTCGTGGACGTGCAGGCGGTAGATGGGCTCGGGCATGTCCATGCCGGCCTCGTCCAGGGCTGCGGTGACCTGGCGCATGGCTTCGCTCCTGACCATCAGGAAGTCGTGGCTGCGCTGATCCACCCAACCGTGATAGCGCACTTGTACGTTGGAATCCCCCAGGTGGCTGATGAAGGCGCGCGGTGGCGGCGACTGCATGACGCCGTCCAGCTGCCTGAGTCGCTCGACACCGAGCTGCTGGGCCAGCAGCAGGTCTTGGTCACCGCCCAGGCCGACGTCGAACTCGAAGCGCCGGCTGGGGTTGCGCGTGTAGTTGAGGGTGACGCTGCGAAACACCAGGGCGTTGGGCAGGCGCAGGTGATTGCCATCCGGGGTCATCAGGATGGTTGCCCGTGAGGTCAGGGCGATCACCAGGCCCTCGTTGCCGTCTATCACCACATGGTCGCGCGGCGAGAAGGGCTGGCGGATGCTCATTAGGATGCCGGCCAGGTAATTCTCCAGGGTTTCCTTAAAGGCGAAGCCCAGGGCCACGCCGAGCACCCCGGCGGTGCCCAGCACGGCGCCGACCAGCGAGGTGGCATCCATGATCTCCAGGGCCACCAGCACCCCGACCGAGGTCACCGCCCACTGTGCCGTGGTGCGTGCCAGCTCGCGCAGGAAGGGATTGCGCTTGGCCAGGCGCTCGAGCAGGGTGCGCTGCGACAGCCAGCGCCCGACCAGCCAGGCCAGCCAAACCACCAGCAGGGCCAGGAGCAACAGCGGCAGGGCGCTCAGCAGGCCGTAGGTCTCGTCCAGCAGGCGCTGGAGTACCGCGTCGATATCGAATTGAACAGATTCCACGAGCAGCCCCTCTGTCGCCGCGACAGCTGATGTCTTCGCGCGGCTCTTGCAGTCATCAGCAAGCCTAGTCGTTCGTCCCCGCCGCGGGCACATGCGACCCGCCGCTCGGCCTGCCAGGCGTCCTCGGCAGTGCCAGGCCTCGGTTCGGTCTGCGGTCCATAGGCGCCGCGTTCGATCGGCGCTGACTCTCGCCCCCTTGCACGGTCCTGTTTCCGTGCGTCTTGCGATGGAGAAAGGCCAGTTGCACCTGGTGACCTGGCGCTTCAGGGGGGGCGCCGGGGTCGCGTCCGTCGAGGGCGCGACTATGCTGAGAACTAGCATGCATAGCGGCTCTTAACATCTGGTTGAAACATCATCGATCTTGAGCAATGGAACGGACACGTTTTCATACCCGCCAGACGACCTTTCGCCAGCTGGAGGTATTCCGTGCGGTGGCCGAGCGACTCAGCGTCACCGAGGCGGCCCATGCCCTGCATCTCGCGCAGCCTTCGGTATCGACGCAACTCGGCAAGCTGGAGCTGGCCTTGGGTATGGCCCTGTTCGAGCGGATCGGCAAGCGCCTGTTTCTGACCAATGCCGGGCGCGAGGTCTTGCAAGGCACCCGTGAGTTGTTCGCCGCTCTTGACCGCCTGGACATGCGCCTCGGCCAACTGCGCGGCCTGACCGCCGGGCAGCTGTGCCTGGGGGCGGTGACCACGGCCAAGTATCTGGTGCCCCGCCTGCTGGGCCCCTTCTGCAAGACCTACCCCGATGTCGAGGTGCAGTTCAACATCGCCAACCGTTCCGAGGTGATTCGTCGTCTGCAGGCCAATCTCGACGACCTCTATGTGTTCAGCCAGCCGCCCGAGCAGCCGGATATCCTCTCGATACCACTGGCAGACAACCCGCTGGTGGTTATCGCGCCGGCGCGCCATCCGCTGGCCGCTCGCGCGCGGCTGAGCTGGGCAGACCTGGCCGATCAACCCTTTATCAGCCGTGAAGCCGGGTCGGGGACGCGCCGGGCGATAGAGCAACATTTCGCCCGTTTCGACTGGACGCTAAGAACCTATATGACGATCGAGAGCAATGAAGCGATCAAGGAGTCGGTCGCAGCCGGACTGGGAATTGCCATCCTGTCGCGACACACCTTGGTTCACACCGCGCCTGGCAACCTGGTGGAGCTTGATGTGGAGCATTTCCCGATCGCCAACCGCTGGTACCTCGTGCATTGGCGCAGCAAGCCGCTGTCGCCGGTGGCCGATGCCTTCCTGCACTTCGTTGCCCAGGCCGAAGCATTGCTGAAAACCAATGCATAGGGGTTAGAAAAACGATTGGATCGATATGGATGGGGCGGCTAGGTTGGACGCGAATCCACTTGGAGCCGAACACCATGAAGACCGTGCATAAATACGTGATTCCATTCGACAGCGATGGCCTGCAACTCGACCTTGCGCAGGGTTACCAGGTGCTCAAATCCGAGTACATGCCGATCGGCAAGGCCGTCTGTTGCTGGATCGAGGTGCCGACGGCGCCCTGCATCCCGAAGTCCCGGGTTCATCTGCGCCTGTTCCTGAGTGGTGATGGCATCCCGCAGCGCTATCACTATGTGGATACCGCGCTGAACCCCCTGGAGCCCGAAGCCTGGCACCTCTACCTCGCCGAGCAGGAGACCGCCCTGGAGGTGGCCTGAGCGGGTGTGTTCGTGCAGGGGGCTGGCCCCGGCAGTGCTACCCCGGCAGTCGCCGGGGTAGCCATCGCTGCGCATTGTCTCCTCATTCCATTATCACGAGCGCGGCCGCCGGCCATCGGCGCGGGCGAAGCGCCGATGGCCGGCGGCAACACCCTGCAATACCTCGCCAGTTGAGCGTTTTTCGGGTTTTTTTAGGGTTTGCGGCGTGAAGCCGGGCCCCTCTGGCGGTTTGCACCGCGATGTCGGAATCACAGTCTGTACAACTTCGACTGACAGGAGGGGCTCATGACCGCCCTAGAAACGTTTCTCTTCGCCGACTTCCTCGGCACGGCCGCATGGTTGTGGCTGGTCTTCCTCACGGTAGTGGTATCGCTGCTGGCCTTTGACCTCGGTGTACTGCACCGCGACAACCGCGAAATCGGCGTGCGCGAGAGCCTGCTACTGTCCGCCGGCTACATCTGTGCCGGCCTGCTGTTCGGCCTATGGGTGTATTTCCAGAAGGGCGGCGATGCCAGCATGGACTACCTCACCGGTTTTCTCGTCGAGAAGTCGCTGTCGATGGACAACGTGTTCCTCATGGCGATGATCTTCAGCTTCCTGGCTATCCCCCGTCAGTACCAGCACAAGGTGCTGTTCTGGGGGATCTTGGGCGTGATCGTGCTGCGCGCCATCATGATCGGTCTGGGTGCCGCGCTCATCTATCAGTTCAGCTGGATTCTCTACTTCTTCGGTGCGTTCCTGGTCTTTACCGGGGTGAAGATGCTGTTCGCCAAGTTGGACGCTCACCCCAACCTGGAAGGCAACCTGCTGGTCAGGTTCCTGCGCAAGCACCTGCGGGTCACCGACCGCCTGCATGAGCACCGTTTCTTCGTCCGCCAGCCAGACGCCAGTGGCAAGTCCGTGCTGTGGGTGACGCCGCTGTTCCTGGCACTGATCCTGATCGAGTGCGCCGATCTGGTGTTCGCGGTGGACAGCGTGCCGGCGATCTTCGCCATCACCCAGGATCCGTTCATCGTCTATACCTCGAACATCTTTGCCGTGCTCGGCCTGCGCGCCCTGTACTTCGCCCTGGCGGCGCTGATCCATCGATTCGCCTACCTGAAGTACGCCCTGGCGCTGGTCCTGGTGTTTATCGGCGCGAAGATCTTCCTGGTCGGCATCATCGGAAAGATTCCGCCGGCGATATCTCTGAGCGTCACCCTCGGCCTGCTGGTCGGCGGCGTGCTGCTGTCGCTGTACAAGACCCGCGGCCAACCGCAGCCCGGCGGCGAGGGAAAAATCGCCAGCTGACTCGCTGGGGCGGCACGCATCGGCTGAACAAGATTGCGGCCCTCGAGTCGAGAGAGCCAGGGCTGCGCACAGCCACCCGGGCGTAATCCGGCCGGCCGGTTTGGCAGGCCACGGCGGGATTGACGCTGGTTCGGTGCCAATCCCGCCTTTTGCTAGGGCTGGCCGCTGTTCAACGGCGGCGTACGCGGCGGGATCAAGCGCTTGCTGCCGATCGACTCGAACGCCGAGGCAAAGCGCAGCAGCGCCGAATCGTCATAGGCCCGACCGGCGAAGGTCAGCCCGACGGGCATGCCGATGTCCGCCATGACGCCCATCGGCACGGTGACCGTCGGAACGCCCAGGTGGCGGATGGCGAGGTTGCCGTTGGCGACCCAGACGCCGTTGCTCCAGGCGATGTCCGCGGACTGTGGGTCGACGTCGGCGTTCGCCGGCCCGACGTCGGCGACGGTGGGGAAGATCACCGCATCGAGCCCCAGCCGCGCCATCCAGTCCTCGAGGTCGATGCGACGGGTCTGCTCCAGCCCGCGCAGGCCGTCGGGCAGCGTGGCGATCTGGTCCCAGGGGGTGATGCCGCGCTCGGCCATGCGCACGTATTCGTCCATGCCGGCGGCGAGGTCCCCCTCGCGGTTCGGCAGGGTGCCCGGGTCATGGGGGAAGATCTGCGGTCCGTCCACGTCGACCAGGCGATTCAGCTTGGGATCGCCGTTGGCCTGCAGGAAATCATCGAAGGCCCAGGCCGTCAGGTCCCACAGCTCATGATGCAGGAACTCCTTGGACACCAGGCCGCGGGTGAACACGGTCGGCGCGCCCGGGCGATCGCCCTCGCAGTTGGAGACCAGCGGGAAGTCGACCTCGACCACCTCGGCGCCGGCGCCTTCGAGTGCCCGGCGAGCCGCTTGCCATAGCTCGATCACCGAGGGGCGGGTGTGGATTCGCTGCCCCGTCGGGCCGCCGATACCCGGCGCCTCGGCCGTGCCGGCTTCGGGGTCGGCGTTGATGTACATGCGCGGCACGCCGAAGCGCTTGCCGGCCAGTGCCTCGGCATTCGCCGCAAGCCCGGCATAGTCGGCGGGACGCACCGAGGCCACGCTGGGAATGGGCACCCAGGGTTGCATCCGCCACAGGTCGCCCCGGGTGTCGGGGTCCTCCGCCACCACCACGTCGAGCACCTCGAGCAGGTCCGCCATGGTTCTGGCGAACGGCACGACCACGTCCATCGTCGGGGTCAAGGGCCAGTTGCCGCGTACCGAGATCACCCCGCGCGACGGCGTATAGGCACACAGGCCGTTGTTCGAGGCCGGGCCCCGTCCGCTCGACCAGGTTTCCTCGGCGAGGCCGAATGCCGCGAAGCTGGCCGCGGTGGCGGTACCCGCGCCGTTGGAGGAGCCTGAGGCGAAGGGGGCGGTGAGGTAGTCGGCGTTGTACGGGCTCTCCGCCCGGCCGTATACCCCGCGCTGCATGCCGCCGTTGGCCATGGGCGGCATATTGGTCTTGCCCAGGCAGATCGCCCCGGCCGCGCGCAGCCGTTCCACCGTGAAGGCATCGCGGTAGGCGATCAGCTTGGCGAACGCGGGACTGCCGGAGGCGGCCGTGAGCCCCTTGACCAGGTAGCTGTCCTTGGCCGTATAGGGGATGCCATCGAGCGTGCCGAGGGTGGCGCCTCTGGCCCGACGGGCATCGGAATCCTGGGCCTCCTTGAGGGCATCGGGGTTGCGTACCACGACCGCGTTGAGGGCGGTGGGCGTGTCCGGGCCGTCGTAGGCGTCGATCCGGGCGAGATAGGCCTGGACCAGCTCGACCGCTGTCGTCTGTCCCGATTCGAGCGCAGCGCGCAGTTCGGCAATGGAAACCTCGGTGACCTCGATCATGCCGTCACCGCCGGCGGCCGATGGGAGGCGTGGTGAAAGATTCCTTCACAGAGGCTCTTGGACTCGGGGATATCGCTTTGCTCAAGGTGGCTTCTCATATCGGTCCTCGTTGCGCTGCATGACGCGACAGGGGCTGGACTTGCATCTGGGCTGGCGAAGCGCCAGAGCCATCTATCTGGCACCAGACCAGGAGTAGGGGTATCAGTGTAACGGTTCCCCCGCCGTCAGCGGCTTATGAGGGAAAGTGAATGCACCAGGCGGGGCGCCCCGATGCAGGCACGATCAGCCCGGCGGCCAGGCTTTGCGGCGCATTGTCGTCTTGAGATCTCCGACCGTAGTGGGCAAATGACATGGCACACGGGTCCAAGGGTTCCTATGAAAAACTCGCCCCTGCTCCCGTTTCGCGCACTCTGCGCCAACCCAGGCAGGCATGAACTGGTACTGTGTCGATCACAAAGTAAATGTTACGATATAACATAAATTATTGGGTGACGATGCTGGGTCTCCTCAGCGGCAAGCAGCACTGGTGTTTTGCGCAACTCCAACTCCATCGCTCGATCACATCTTAGTCCGGAACAACAACACTCTTTGCCCGCCTGAAACCAATCGAAACCCTCAAGAAACCGAAACACTAGGAACAATCATGAAAGCCACATCGGCCTCC contains the following coding sequences:
- a CDS encoding RNA polymerase sigma factor, producing MDEALRVLLDDTYRAESRRVLATLIRLLGDFDLAEEALHEAFRAAMEQWPRAGVPANPRAWLVSAGRFKAIDNLRRQRRFQALDEQHEAMAVVAADEAESVEDDRLRLIFTCCHPALSADAQVALCLREVCDLTTEQIAHAYLSTPSTVAQRIVRAKAKIRDARIPYEVPGRGELAARLEAVLRVIYLVFNEGYFASSGDSLTRSQLSAEAIRLGRLLLELLPEPEVMGLLALMLLHEARCPARLSTGGEPVLLEEQDRALWDAALIAEGDALVLQALRSRRFGPYSLQAAIAAVHAEAPSMAATDWAQIVGLYDALLQATPSPVIELNRAVALAMRDGPRAGLAQIEAILQRGELTDYHLAHAALADLHRRLGQTTQARDAYRQALALSQQAPDRRFLERRLRELSGD
- a CDS encoding DUF7352 domain-containing protein; protein product: MKTVHKYVIPFDSDGLQLDLAQGYQVLKSEYMPIGKAVCCWIEVPTAPCIPKSRVHLRLFLSGDGIPQRYHYVDTALNPLEPEAWHLYLAEQETALEVA
- a CDS encoding TerC family protein; the protein is MTALETFLFADFLGTAAWLWLVFLTVVVSLLAFDLGVLHRDNREIGVRESLLLSAGYICAGLLFGLWVYFQKGGDASMDYLTGFLVEKSLSMDNVFLMAMIFSFLAIPRQYQHKVLFWGILGVIVLRAIMIGLGAALIYQFSWILYFFGAFLVFTGVKMLFAKLDAHPNLEGNLLVRFLRKHLRVTDRLHEHRFFVRQPDASGKSVLWVTPLFLALILIECADLVFAVDSVPAIFAITQDPFIVYTSNIFAVLGLRALYFALAALIHRFAYLKYALALVLVFIGAKIFLVGIIGKIPPAISLSVTLGLLVGGVLLSLYKTRGQPQPGGEGKIAS
- a CDS encoding amidase produces the protein MIEVTEVSIAELRAALESGQTTAVELVQAYLARIDAYDGPDTPTALNAVVVRNPDALKEAQDSDARRARGATLGTLDGIPYTAKDSYLVKGLTAASGSPAFAKLIAYRDAFTVERLRAAGAICLGKTNMPPMANGGMQRGVYGRAESPYNADYLTAPFASGSSNGAGTATAASFAAFGLAEETWSSGRGPASNNGLCAYTPSRGVISVRGNWPLTPTMDVVVPFARTMADLLEVLDVVVAEDPDTRGDLWRMQPWVPIPSVASVRPADYAGLAANAEALAGKRFGVPRMYINADPEAGTAEAPGIGGPTGQRIHTRPSVIELWQAARRALEGAGAEVVEVDFPLVSNCEGDRPGAPTVFTRGLVSKEFLHHELWDLTAWAFDDFLQANGDPKLNRLVDVDGPQIFPHDPGTLPNREGDLAAGMDEYVRMAERGITPWDQIATLPDGLRGLEQTRRIDLEDWMARLGLDAVIFPTVADVGPANADVDPQSADIAWSNGVWVANGNLAIRHLGVPTVTVPMGVMADIGMPVGLTFAGRAYDDSALLRFASAFESIGSKRLIPPRTPPLNSGQP
- a CDS encoding mechanosensitive ion channel family protein, translating into MESVQFDIDAVLQRLLDETYGLLSALPLLLLALLVVWLAWLVGRWLSQRTLLERLAKRNPFLRELARTTAQWAVTSVGVLVALEIMDATSLVGAVLGTAGVLGVALGFAFKETLENYLAGILMSIRQPFSPRDHVVIDGNEGLVIALTSRATILMTPDGNHLRLPNALVFRSVTLNYTRNPSRRFEFDVGLGGDQDLLLAQQLGVERLRQLDGVMQSPPPRAFISHLGDSNVQVRYHGWVDQRSHDFLMVRSEAMRQVTAALDEAGMDMPEPIYRLHVHERAEAVAPSRKPSPATAAQADTRVITDLVEQIEQEQHARDEEDLLDPGAPKE
- a CDS encoding LysR family transcriptional regulator, whose protein sequence is MERTRFHTRQTTFRQLEVFRAVAERLSVTEAAHALHLAQPSVSTQLGKLELALGMALFERIGKRLFLTNAGREVLQGTRELFAALDRLDMRLGQLRGLTAGQLCLGAVTTAKYLVPRLLGPFCKTYPDVEVQFNIANRSEVIRRLQANLDDLYVFSQPPEQPDILSIPLADNPLVVIAPARHPLAARARLSWADLADQPFISREAGSGTRRAIEQHFARFDWTLRTYMTIESNEAIKESVAAGLGIAILSRHTLVHTAPGNLVELDVEHFPIANRWYLVHWRSKPLSPVADAFLHFVAQAEALLKTNA